The genomic segment TACACGATGTATTAGAGAATAAAAGGGTTTGCGTTATGACAGATGCTATATGTAGAAGCTAAGAAAACACCCTTATTTATAAAGGAGACAATACTATGGACAAAATGTATATAAAAGATTTAGAGGTTTACGGACACCATGGTGTCTTTAAGGAAGAAAAAACCTTAGGACAACGTTTTTTAATTTCATTGGAGCTTTTCCTTAGTTTAAGAGAGGCAGGCATCACTGATGATTTAACTAGGACGGTTCATTATGGTGAGCTTTGTCAATTGGTTGAGGAAGAATTTAATAAGGAAAGTTATGATTTAATAGAGAAAGCTACAGAAAAATTAGCTGAATTTATACTCTTAAAATATGATTTAGTTCAAAGAGTAAAGGTTAAAATAAAAAAACCTTGGGCGCCTATTGGAAAACCACTTCAATATGCAGCGGTAGAAATAGATAGAAAATGGCATACAGCGTATATTGGTATAGGTGGAAATATGGGGGACAAAGAGAAAAATGTGAAAGAATCATTAGAGCTTATAAACAATTCTTATCATACCCAAATAACAAAAACATCAAAATTTTATGAAACTAAGCCAGTAGGATATCTAGAGCAAGATGATTTCTTAAATTGTGCTATTGAAATAAAAACACTTTTAAATCCATTAGAGCTTGTAAGATTCCTGCTATCTATAGAAAAAGAATTAAAAAGGGAGAGAGTTATAAGATGGGGTCCTAGAACAGTAGATTTGGATGTACTACTGTATGATGATATTATTAGTTCTTTAGATGAAATAATATTGCCTCATCCAAGAATGCAGGAAAGAATGTTTGTTTTAGAGCCACTGTGTGATATAGCACCTTATGTTATGCATCCAATTTTAAATAAATCTATAATTGAAATCAAGGCATCCTTAAAGGAATAACCGGATAAAAAAACAAATACCTTATTTAGGTATAAGGTATTTGCATAATCCATAAAGATTATAGGCTTTGTACATTTTACTTGTATCAATGTAATCCATTTTGTAGGAGCCATCCCAGGGATATATGGAAATGAATTTTTCGTTATAGACATTTATCATATATTTATTTTTGCTGAAGGTTAAAAATATCTTATATATTGGTTTATCTGGTAAGTTCGCTGGCTTATCTATGAAACTATCATTATTTAATGAATTAAAAAACTTGGTGAATGAAGATAAATCCTCATTGGAAAAATCTTTCTTCTTATAAAAATTCATATATAGAGCATAATGCTCAGTAGGCTTTTCTAGAGATAAATCTTTCATTAATAACTTGGTATAGTAAAAATTGTTTGGTTTACTTTTTATAAAAATGCTTTTATCAAAATTGTATCTACAGCCGAAGAAACTTAAAGAAAAAAACACACAAATTACGAGTAAAATACATTTGCTTTTATTAATACTCAAATAACCACATCCTTTAACGACAGTTCAGAAGGGAAGTCTCCCATTTCTATAAGTGAGAGTTCCATACTATAGTAAAAATAAAACTTCAGTGGGAGTATAAATCGCCTTCTGAAGTCGTAAATGCAGCTCCGCAGGAGATGATTTAACGACAGTTCAGCTCCCTAGGAGATAAGTTAACCTCCTTTAAATAAAATATGTTGATTAATTATCTTTTAGTACACAAAATAGTAATGTTTGGATATTTTAATATTTATATGGTGACGAAAAAGATTAAAAAGGGTTCGTTAAATATATTGATTTCAAAAGAACTCATATATATATAATTATCTAAAGGCTTTAAGAAATCAAAACAAAAATGAAAGAACCACCTGAAGCCAGGTGGTTTTTTCATTTTTGTTCCATATAACATCTTATTATTTCTTATAGGATCGAGGTTTTATTATACTGTCCAATTTTCCGACAGTTGGTTTAAGGCGATTCCACTTATACTCAATAATATACTCTTCATTTACATTGATCAGAGCATATTCATTTTTAGTGCATCTAAAGGGGGTGTAGTTCACTATCATCTTAAATTATGTAATTAATTATATTATAAAATTATTCGTAGTTAATATTAACTCTTAAGAGGGGTTATGGGGTTTGTAATTAAGAAATCAATAAATGCCTTTGAAGCGTTGGATAGATAACGATCTTTTTTCCAAACGAGAGCAATTTTTATGGGAATAGCAGTACTAAATGGAACTTTTGTTATATTTTCATTATCTTCAACAATTTCCTTTAGTAAAAAAGAAATGCCAACCCCATTGGTAATAAGGCCCTTGATGGTTTCTAATTGGGTGGATGATAAAATAACATTAGGCTGAATATTGCATTCATTAAAAGATTCTAATATCTTTTGTCTGATGTAGAAGCCTTCTTTTAGTAGGATAATAGGTTCGTTCTTAATATCTTTAAATGTAATGGTTGGTTGTTTGCTTAAAGGGTGTTCCTTTTTTAAGCAAACGAAGAGCTCACTATTTAAAATGGGAAGGGAAGCTAGGGACTTATCGGAGGAATCGATGATAATCAGACCTAAATCAAGGTCTCCATTTTCTACCATTTGTTTTGTTGTAAGGGACCCATATTCCGAAATATTGAGTTTAATATTTGGATGTGATTTTTGGAAGTCAATAAATACTTTTGGAAATATAAAAGTACTGATCAGTGGAGGGATACCTATTGTCAGGATCACATTTTTAAGATCCTGGCAATCCTTCATTTCTGCAACGGCATTGGTTACTTGTCTTAAAATATCATCTACTCTTTTTAAGAAGATTTTGCCTTCGTCTGTGAGGGAAAGCTGTTTTTTAGAGCGGTCAAAGAGCACAATGGACAGTTCCTTTTCTAGATTTTTGATAGAATTGGTAATAGAAGGCTGAGTTACATAAAGTTTTTTGGCAGCTTGTGTAATATTATTTAATTGACATACCATTTGAAAATACTCTAACTGTCTTAATTCCATAACATATCCCCCTAATTATAAGTTTTAACTATTATATCATAGTTAAATGATAGTTTTAATTTATAACAACGTGTGTTATAGTTTTAACAAGGATTTAAATAAAATAACATAAATGTTAAAAAGAGAAAAGCAGTACTTCTTTTTAATAAATGTAAAAATATTAACATGATTAAAGGGATAAAATACTGTAATCGTTTTAAATTCACAACGTATATTCCACTCTTTTATAAGCTTAGACCATTATATCATAGTTTAATGGTTTTTTTAATTTAGAATAACATTTGTTATAGCTTTATCAATAAATTAAATAAACACCACTGTTTTTTTAAAATCATAAATGTTAAAAAGATAAATGCCATATTATTCTATTAATAAGTGTTGAAATATTAACAAAGTCGAAGGGAGGTGTAAATCTAGACTTGTTCGTTTGTTTAAAGTCTAGATGAATAAATATGAAGTATAGTTATTATCCAGGTTGTACGTTAAAGACGAAAGCTCAGGAATTAGAAAAGTTTGCACTGGATGCTGCAAACGTTTTGGGGTTTGAGTTAGAAGAGCAAAAGGAGTGGCAGTGTTGTGGTGCTGTATATCCCATGGCCACTGATGAAATAGCTACTAAATTATCCTCAGTAAGAAGCCTAGCAGGAGCACGGGACAAAGGTGAAAAACTAGTTACTTTATGTGCAGCATGCCATCACGTGATTAAAAGGGTCAATGAAGATATGAGGACCAAAGATGACATAAGAACAAAGGTTAACAATTACTTGGAGCTAACAGAAGCATACGCGGGAGAGACGGAAGTCCTTCACTATCTTGAGGTGCTCAGGGATGAAATAGGATTTGATGAACTCGCTAAAAAAGTAACAAATCCTCTTACTAACCGTAAAATTGGTGCATATTATGGATGCTTGCTACTTCGTCCCAGTGGAACAATGAATTTTGATGATCCAGAAAACCCTTCTATTATAGAAGATTTTATAAAAGCCATTGGTGCAACTCCTGTAATATATCCTTATAGAACGGAGTGTTGTGGAGGGTATCTTTGTTTAGATCAAAAGGATCTTGTAAATAAGATGACAAATACTATAATTCAATCAGCTGTAAAAAATGATGTAGAAGAAATTGTTACTGCATGCCCACTTTGTAAATATAATCTAGAAATTAGTAATGATGGGGCCAAAAATAAACTATCTATCAGCTATTTCACGGAGCTTTTAGCAGAAGCGTTAGGTGTCAAATAAGATAGGAGGGGATAGTGCAATGAAAAGAGTGAAAATATATTCTGACAAAAAATTAAAAGAGTTAGATCAAATTTCTCAAATTAGTGGGCAGAGGATACAAGATTGCATCCAATGTGGGAAATGTTCAGCAAGTTGTCCTGCAAGTGAAGGTATGGATATCCTGCCTCATCAGGTCATAAGATTACTTCAGACAGGAGAATTAGACAAGGTTACAGAGAGTAAAACCATTTGGTCTTGTGCTTCATGTTTTACATGTTCCCAGCGTTGTCCTAGGAATATAGATATTGCAAACGTTTTAGAGGCAGTTAGGCTTATAATCCTTAGACGTACAGGAGAAAACAGAATAAAAGCTGAAGAGGTCTTTGGAAAAATAGATGATAAAATGCCCCAGCAGGCAATTGTAAGTGCATTTAGAAAGTATAATAAATAATTTTTACAAAAAAATAATGATACTGTTATTTTAAAGGAGGAATCAAATTGCAGAAAATTGGAGTTTTTGTTTGTTGGTGTGGAAGCAATATAGCAGCTACCGTGGACATTGATAAAGTTATAAAAGAAGCTGAAAAAATGCCTGGAGTTGTATATGCTAAAGACTATCAATATATGTGTTCCGAAGTAGGCCAGAATTTGATTAAGAATGCGATAAAAGAGCAAAAATTAGATCGAGTTGTGGTAGCATCATGTTCTCCTAGAATGCATGAGGCAACATTTCGAAAAGCGGCAAAGGCAGCGGGATTAAATCCTTATTTATTAGAAGTTGCAAATATTCGCGAACATTGTTCTTGGATTCATAAAGATAAAGAGATAGCAACCCCGAAGGCCATAGCCCTTGTTAGGGCTGCAGTGGCTAAAGCAACATTAAATAGCGAACTTGTACCAGGTGAAATAGATGTAACGAAAAGGGCACTTATTATTGGTGGAGGAATTGCAGGAATCCAAACGGCTCTTGATATTGCTGAGGCTGGTTATCAAGTGGATATCATTGAGAAGTCACCAAGCATTGGTGGGAAAATGTCTCAGCTAGATAAAACATTCCCTACATTGGATTGTTCTGCCTGTATTTTAACACCGAAAATGGTAGATGCGGCGTCTCATCCAAATATAAACATATACACCTACAGTGAGCTAGAGTCAGTTAAGGGATATGTGGGAAACTTTGAAGCAACCATTAACCAAAAAACACGAAGTGTAGATATGGACAAGTGTACTGGTTGTGGCGTTTGTGCTGAAAAATGTCCTTCAAAAAAAGCTAAAAATGAATTTAATGAAGGCTTAAATAACAGAGGAGCTATTTATATGCCTTTTGCTCAGGCTGTGCCAAACGTACCTGTTATAGATAGAGAACAGTGTATCAAGTTTAAAACAGGGAAATGTGGACTTTGCGAAAAAGTATGTACAGCGGGTGCCATTGATTTTTCTCAGGAAGATACTAAAATGACAAAACAATATGGGGCTATAGTGGTATGCACAGGTTATGATCTTATAGGTTTAGATAAATTTGGAGAATATCAGTATGGTGAGCACCCTGATGTAATTACATCTCTTGAATTTGAGAGATTAACAAATGCTGCAGGGCCAACAGCAGGCCATCTTGTGTGTCCATCGAATCATAGAGTGCCTAAAAAAGTAGTGTTTATACAATGTGTGGGATCAAGGGACAAATCTTCTAGGGGTAAACCTTATTGTTCTAAAATTTGTTGTATGTATACAGCAAAACATGCAATGTTACTCAAGGATCATTATCCCGATATGGAAGCCTATGTTTTTTATATTGATGTTCGTACACCAGGGAAAAACTTTGAAGAGTTCCAGCGAAGAGCTGTTGAAGAATATGGTGTTCATTATATTAAAGGTATGGTTGGTAAAGTTTTTCCAAATGGAGAGAATCTTCAAGTTAATGCTATTGATGCTTCGACTGGAGAAACAGTTCAAATTGATGCAGATTTAGTAGTGCTCGCAGCGGCGACTAAGGCCAAAGACGATGCAACTACAATTAAAAGGATATTAGGTATAAGTACAGATACAAATAATTTCTTTACAGAGGCTCATCCAAAACTTCGTCCAGTGGAAACTCATTCTGCAGGAATATATTTAGCGGGAGCATGCCAAGGACCAAAAGATATCCCAGAAACGGTGGCACAAGCTAGTGCTGCAGCAGCAAAGGTAATTGGGGTATTAAGTAAGGATAAATTGGTTAACAATCCTTGTGTTTCAGAAGTAGATGAATCAATTTGTAGTGGATGCCTTGCGTGTACTAAAATATGTCCATATGATGCAATTTCATCAAGTACAATTGAAGTTAAAGAGAACGGGAAAACAATTACAAAAATAGTTGCAAAGGTAAATGAAGCACTTTGCCAAGGTTGTGGTGGATGCACAGTAGCTTGTCGCCCTGGTGCCATTGATCTTAAAGGATTTACAAATAAACAGATTTTAGCGGAGGTGGATGCCATATGTCGATAGAAGCCGAAAAAATCGAGGGAATAGATGAAAATAAATTTGAACCCTTAATTGTAGCCTTTTGTTGTAACTGGTGTAGTTATGCAGGAGCAGATTTAGCAGGAACAAGCAGATTAGCATATCCTGCCAATGTTAAAATTATTCGGGTTCCATGCTCATGCAGAGTAAGTGAAAACTTCATACTCAGAGCATTCCAACATGGAGCTGACGGCGTAGTAATTGCCGGTTGTCATCCAGGGGATTGTCATTATACAAGTGGAAACTATCATACAAGACGACGTTTTTCAGTTTTGACAAATTTACTTGTATTTATGGGAATAGAAAAAGAACGTTTTAGAGTGGATTGGATTTCAGCAGCAGAGGGACAAAAATTTTCAAGCGTTATGAATGATGTATTAGAGAAAGTTCATAAACTTGGTCCTAATAGAAAGTTGAGGGATGAAAGATGGATAAGATAACTGAAAAAATAAGAGCGACCGCAAAACTTGCCCTAGAAAATGGGGAAGTAGAAAAAATTATAGGATGGGAAAAGGGAGATACCTTTGATGATTCCTATCCCGTATTTATTACAGAAGCGGGTAAAGTAGATTCTTTAATATGGGACTGCTTCTGTGTTAATAACCTAAGTAAATATTTACTTAAGGAATTAAAGGACAATAAAAAAGTAGGTATATTTTTAAAAGGATGCGATTCTCTTGGATTTAACCAACTGATAAATGATAACAGAATAGACCGCGCGAAGGTTGTGGTCTATGGAGTAAGTTGCTCTGGTATGATTGATCCAGAAAAAGTAAAAAAAGGAGGGTTAAATAAAGGCATTCTAAGCGTGAAAAGATCTGGGGATGAAATTATATTTGTGAAAAATGATGGTGAAAAGAAGGTTTCAGCAAGTGAATTTGAATATGACAAATGCATTAAATGTAGACAGCCGAATCCTGTAGTATATGACCAGTTGATGTCGGACTTTGTAGGGAGAGAAGTGGATCCACTAGAACGATTTAAAGATGTGGAAAAACTTGAATCCCTAACAGATAAGCAGCGATCTGATTTTTGGGCTGCTCAATTTTCAAAATGCATAAGATGTAATGCTTGTCGTAATATATGTCCTGCATGTAATTGTGTAAAATGTATT from the Clostridium sp. CM027 genome contains:
- a CDS encoding CoB--CoM heterodisulfide reductase iron-sulfur subunit B family protein — encoded protein: MKYSYYPGCTLKTKAQELEKFALDAANVLGFELEEQKEWQCCGAVYPMATDEIATKLSSVRSLAGARDKGEKLVTLCAACHHVIKRVNEDMRTKDDIRTKVNNYLELTEAYAGETEVLHYLEVLRDEIGFDELAKKVTNPLTNRKIGAYYGCLLLRPSGTMNFDDPENPSIIEDFIKAIGATPVIYPYRTECCGGYLCLDQKDLVNKMTNTIIQSAVKNDVEEIVTACPLCKYNLEISNDGAKNKLSISYFTELLAEALGVK
- a CDS encoding DUF4883 family protein, with amino-acid sequence MSINKSKCILLVICVFFSLSFFGCRYNFDKSIFIKSKPNNFYYTKLLMKDLSLEKPTEHYALYMNFYKKKDFSNEDLSSFTKFFNSLNNDSFIDKPANLPDKPIYKIFLTFSKNKYMINVYNEKFISIYPWDGSYKMDYIDTSKMYKAYNLYGLCKYLIPK
- the folK gene encoding 2-amino-4-hydroxy-6-hydroxymethyldihydropteridine diphosphokinase, whose product is MDKMYIKDLEVYGHHGVFKEEKTLGQRFLISLELFLSLREAGITDDLTRTVHYGELCQLVEEEFNKESYDLIEKATEKLAEFILLKYDLVQRVKVKIKKPWAPIGKPLQYAAVEIDRKWHTAYIGIGGNMGDKEKNVKESLELINNSYHTQITKTSKFYETKPVGYLEQDDFLNCAIEIKTLLNPLELVRFLLSIEKELKRERVIRWGPRTVDLDVLLYDDIISSLDEIILPHPRMQERMFVLEPLCDIAPYVMHPILNKSIIEIKASLKE
- a CDS encoding CoB--CoM heterodisulfide reductase iron-sulfur subunit A family protein, which produces MQKIGVFVCWCGSNIAATVDIDKVIKEAEKMPGVVYAKDYQYMCSEVGQNLIKNAIKEQKLDRVVVASCSPRMHEATFRKAAKAAGLNPYLLEVANIREHCSWIHKDKEIATPKAIALVRAAVAKATLNSELVPGEIDVTKRALIIGGGIAGIQTALDIAEAGYQVDIIEKSPSIGGKMSQLDKTFPTLDCSACILTPKMVDAASHPNINIYTYSELESVKGYVGNFEATINQKTRSVDMDKCTGCGVCAEKCPSKKAKNEFNEGLNNRGAIYMPFAQAVPNVPVIDREQCIKFKTGKCGLCEKVCTAGAIDFSQEDTKMTKQYGAIVVCTGYDLIGLDKFGEYQYGEHPDVITSLEFERLTNAAGPTAGHLVCPSNHRVPKKVVFIQCVGSRDKSSRGKPYCSKICCMYTAKHAMLLKDHYPDMEAYVFYIDVRTPGKNFEEFQRRAVEEYGVHYIKGMVGKVFPNGENLQVNAIDASTGETVQIDADLVVLAAATKAKDDATTIKRILGISTDTNNFFTEAHPKLRPVETHSAGIYLAGACQGPKDIPETVAQASAAAAKVIGVLSKDKLVNNPCVSEVDESICSGCLACTKICPYDAISSSTIEVKENGKTITKIVAKVNEALCQGCGGCTVACRPGAIDLKGFTNKQILAEVDAICR
- a CDS encoding 4Fe-4S dicluster domain-containing protein; its protein translation is MKRVKIYSDKKLKELDQISQISGQRIQDCIQCGKCSASCPASEGMDILPHQVIRLLQTGELDKVTESKTIWSCASCFTCSQRCPRNIDIANVLEAVRLIILRRTGENRIKAEEVFGKIDDKMPQQAIVSAFRKYNK
- a CDS encoding LysR family transcriptional regulator gives rise to the protein MELRQLEYFQMVCQLNNITQAAKKLYVTQPSITNSIKNLEKELSIVLFDRSKKQLSLTDEGKIFLKRVDDILRQVTNAVAEMKDCQDLKNVILTIGIPPLISTFIFPKVFIDFQKSHPNIKLNISEYGSLTTKQMVENGDLDLGLIIIDSSDKSLASLPILNSELFVCLKKEHPLSKQPTITFKDIKNEPIILLKEGFYIRQKILESFNECNIQPNVILSSTQLETIKGLITNGVGISFLLKEIVEDNENITKVPFSTAIPIKIALVWKKDRYLSNASKAFIDFLITNPITPLKS
- a CDS encoding 4Fe-4S dicluster domain-containing protein, translating into MDKITEKIRATAKLALENGEVEKIIGWEKGDTFDDSYPVFITEAGKVDSLIWDCFCVNNLSKYLLKELKDNKKVGIFLKGCDSLGFNQLINDNRIDRAKVVVYGVSCSGMIDPEKVKKGGLNKGILSVKRSGDEIIFVKNDGEKKVSASEFEYDKCIKCRQPNPVVYDQLMSDFVGREVDPLERFKDVEKLESLTDKQRSDFWAAQFSKCIRCNACRNICPACNCVKCIFDNDKADVSGKAKLDSEEQFYHIIRAYHVGGRCVDCGECSRVCPANIPLHLLNSKIMKDINELYGEYDAGVDPSKQAPIGMYKLDDSDSFTSHGGGKK
- a CDS encoding hydrogenase iron-sulfur subunit produces the protein MSIEAEKIEGIDENKFEPLIVAFCCNWCSYAGADLAGTSRLAYPANVKIIRVPCSCRVSENFILRAFQHGADGVVIAGCHPGDCHYTSGNYHTRRRFSVLTNLLVFMGIEKERFRVDWISAAEGQKFSSVMNDVLEKVHKLGPNRKLRDERWIR